AGGTCCTGGCGGGACGGGGTCGTCTCCACCCGGGTTCAAAGGGTGGCATTTTAATACGCGTTTCACTGTCAACCAACTGCCTTTTAACACCCCAAACCTGCGCAATGCCTCAATTCCGTACTGCGAACAGGTGGGGTGAAAACGGCAATGCGGCCCGAGAAGCGGACTAATGAAGCGTTGATAGACCCGGATGAGGGCTAT
This DNA window, taken from Cronobacter universalis NCTC 9529, encodes the following:
- the yidD gene encoding membrane protein insertion efficiency factor YidD, whose translation is MASSLSPGSRLLIALIRVYQRFISPLLGPHCRFHPTCSQYGIEALRRFGVLKGSWLTVKRVLKCHPLNPGGDDPVPPGPFDTREH